A single region of the Gracilibacillus caseinilyticus genome encodes:
- a CDS encoding DUF2627 family protein produces MRLIALLLLVLPAVLATYGIKLMRDAFFGELNLLFFHIVIQFIIGLVLFVGGLYFIGGFILHRDKKRQLNKGGKRNRYSS; encoded by the coding sequence TTGAGACTGATTGCGTTATTGTTACTAGTCTTACCAGCTGTTTTGGCAACATATGGTATTAAATTAATGAGAGATGCCTTCTTCGGTGAATTGAATCTCCTCTTTTTTCATATTGTGATTCAATTTATTATCGGACTTGTTCTTTTTGTCGGCGGTTTATATTTTATTGGTGGTTTTATCCTGCATCGCGATAAAAAACGACAATTAAATAAAGGCGGCAAGCGTAACAGATATTCTTCTTAA
- a CDS encoding helix-turn-helix domain-containing protein: MKIASITSMKYDHVLQQLPVGIMLINKDDRIEFANAMARELCELANDNDLQSLSEIIDHPATINVKQLHQHVESIDTIKINQQKVLSVYRPFFSEQGTLMGIILMFESLHTFDKQVREFTDKKMLESIIEESMKHHHYDFRVVMPDKTEWFVSQKWQQLSKKEKQWVDLLATKAINARREISDRVQVSSNRGGSLEIICKPLWNHGKIAGCMQFVNKSSEQETDEELTIARQLIRKLESSYRMSDIIAVSPAMNIAKEQAKLYAKMHTPIMIKGEVGTGKQMMARAIHDLSEWRDYPFYFIRFSELQNAITKKLPIKQKGTYYIYMDSKLTQDRQEQLLEIMTKQHHIRIIFGTATAIHATDWLDGLYDMLQRYVMVLPNLKERSEDFQPLIMSIINMLNQKYQKNVSAIDDHLLTHWIKQDWPGNVMQLERTLEKQVLRVSFGTEVLTLDQLEQADIDSPVPSVTFQNRSLQEAIDQFEKDYIFSALKQNQFNKSKTARELGVSVRNLYYKMEKYNMERGANS, encoded by the coding sequence ATGAAAATAGCTTCAATTACGTCAATGAAATATGATCATGTGTTGCAGCAATTGCCAGTGGGTATTATGTTAATCAATAAAGACGATCGCATCGAATTTGCCAATGCAATGGCGCGAGAATTATGCGAGTTAGCCAATGACAACGATCTGCAGTCCTTGTCTGAAATCATTGATCATCCAGCTACGATCAATGTGAAGCAACTCCATCAACATGTTGAATCGATTGATACGATAAAAATTAATCAACAAAAAGTACTATCTGTTTATCGCCCATTTTTTAGCGAACAAGGGACATTAATGGGTATCATCTTAATGTTTGAGTCTCTACATACTTTTGATAAACAGGTACGTGAGTTTACTGACAAAAAGATGCTTGAAAGTATTATTGAAGAAAGTATGAAACATCATCATTATGATTTTCGAGTAGTTATGCCAGATAAGACGGAGTGGTTTGTTAGTCAAAAATGGCAACAATTAAGTAAGAAAGAAAAACAGTGGGTGGATCTGCTAGCTACAAAAGCTATCAATGCAAGACGAGAAATATCAGACCGTGTACAAGTTTCCTCTAACAGGGGCGGATCTTTAGAAATTATCTGCAAGCCTTTGTGGAATCATGGGAAAATAGCAGGCTGTATGCAATTTGTTAATAAGAGCAGTGAGCAGGAGACGGATGAAGAGTTAACAATTGCACGACAATTGATTCGTAAACTGGAATCCTCTTATCGAATGTCGGATATCATTGCTGTTTCCCCTGCAATGAATATAGCAAAGGAGCAAGCAAAGCTATATGCCAAAATGCATACCCCGATTATGATTAAAGGGGAAGTGGGAACAGGTAAGCAAATGATGGCACGAGCGATACATGATTTAAGTGAATGGAGAGACTATCCGTTTTATTTTATTCGTTTTTCTGAATTGCAAAACGCTATAACAAAAAAACTGCCTATTAAACAAAAAGGTACTTATTATATATATATGGATTCAAAGTTGACTCAGGACAGACAAGAACAACTGTTAGAAATAATGACCAAGCAGCACCATATCCGAATAATATTCGGTACTGCCACAGCCATCCATGCAACTGACTGGCTTGATGGTCTCTATGATATGTTGCAAAGATATGTCATGGTCTTGCCTAATCTTAAGGAGAGAAGCGAGGATTTTCAACCACTTATTATGTCAATAATAAATATGTTGAATCAAAAATATCAAAAAAATGTATCTGCTATCGATGATCATCTGCTCACGCATTGGATAAAGCAGGATTGGCCAGGAAACGTCATGCAGCTGGAACGAACGTTGGAAAAACAAGTCTTGCGTGTTAGTTTTGGGACTGAGGTACTTACGTTGGATCAGTTGGAGCAAGCAGATATCGATTCCCCAGTTCCATCAGTCACATTCCAGAACAGAAGCTTACAGGAAGCAATTGATCAATTTGAAAAAGATTATATTTTCTCTGCACTTAAACAGAATCAGTTTAATAAGTCTAAGACAGCTAGAGAGCTAGGTGTATCTGTGCGCAATTTATATTATAAAATGGAAAAATATAATATGGAAAGAGGTGCAAATTCATGA
- the buk gene encoding butyrate kinase, with protein MTSELFRILVINPLVEGTRIAVYENEECLYDKMIPLLNEQYDLETLQQLKDRKKDITDTIQTVGFNIAHFDAVCGRGGLLRPIEGGTYQINQQMIDDLNNQINGDHVSNLGALLADEIAQDWNLQAYIVDPVVVDEMFDIARKTGVPSIERKSIFHALNQKSVARSLARQLQANYEDLCLIIAHIGGGVTVGAHQYGQVIDVNNGFDGDGPLSFERAGSIPNKSLIDLCFESGLSKGAIQDKIIYQSGLKSYLGIERKADLDWLWHTSPEKVEEVFDILGFQIAKEIGKMSTVLSGNVNAIALTGDLAAYPYLNEKIIQQVSWIADTYVFPGENVMLALAQGTLRVLNGKETIKHYDKGRNGKNGS; from the coding sequence ATGACGTCAGAACTCTTTCGTATATTAGTTATTAATCCATTAGTCGAAGGAACAAGAATTGCCGTTTATGAAAATGAAGAATGCCTTTATGATAAAATGATTCCATTGCTAAACGAACAGTATGACCTGGAAACTCTCCAGCAGTTGAAAGATCGAAAAAAGGACATAACCGATACCATTCAAACAGTAGGATTTAATATTGCTCACTTTGATGCTGTTTGTGGGCGTGGTGGCCTGTTACGACCAATAGAAGGCGGTACTTATCAGATCAATCAACAGATGATTGATGACCTCAACAATCAAATAAATGGGGATCATGTATCCAATCTAGGTGCGTTACTTGCAGATGAAATAGCGCAGGACTGGAACTTACAAGCCTATATCGTTGATCCGGTTGTGGTAGATGAAATGTTTGACATTGCCAGAAAAACCGGAGTACCATCAATCGAACGTAAAAGTATTTTTCATGCATTGAATCAAAAATCAGTGGCAAGATCATTAGCAAGACAGTTACAGGCAAATTATGAGGATCTCTGCCTGATCATTGCACATATCGGTGGTGGTGTCACGGTAGGGGCGCATCAATATGGTCAAGTGATTGATGTGAATAATGGTTTTGATGGTGACGGTCCTTTATCTTTTGAAAGAGCTGGATCGATTCCTAATAAAAGCTTGATAGATCTCTGTTTTGAATCAGGTTTATCAAAGGGAGCAATCCAGGATAAAATTATCTACCAAAGTGGACTGAAATCGTATTTGGGTATCGAACGCAAAGCGGATCTCGATTGGTTATGGCATACATCACCAGAGAAAGTCGAAGAAGTATTTGATATATTAGGTTTTCAAATTGCAAAAGAGATTGGTAAGATGAGTACTGTGTTATCGGGTAATGTGAACGCAATTGCCTTAACAGGTGATTTGGCTGCTTATCCATATTTGAATGAAAAAATTATTCAGCAGGTCAGTTGGATTGCTGATACATATGTATTCCCAGGTGAGAATGTCATGCTTGCCTTAGCGCAGGGGACATTACGTGTATTAAACGGGAAAGAAACAATAAAGCATTATGATAAAGGAAGGAATGGCAAAAATGGCTCATAA
- the lpdA gene encoding dihydrolipoyl dehydrogenase translates to MAHNYDLVILGGGTGGYMTAIRAVQLGLKTAVVEKEALGGTCLHKGCIPTKALLKSASVFQQVKSAATFGVETSEPTFNLMQAIERKDNIVASLHEGVTHLMKTNRIDVYEGYGRILGPSIFSPIAGTISVEYDDDRENDLLIPKNVVIATGSSPAVLPSIKSDHEDILTSDDLVNLTELPASIVIVGGGVIGIEWASFLHDAGVEVTILEAQEHILPMFDQEITKQLKRSLEKKGITIVEQAKIESATKTEATKLQVQYQKKDQIHQMTADKLLLAVGRKANTYKIGLENTDIQVDQKGFISVNQDFQTEESHIYAIGDVIGGRQLAHVATYEGKKAVEHIADVTTSTLSDQEIPSCIYSNPEVAMIGFTEQEVKQKGYDYQTEKISLQAIGKAHVNGHTDGFMKIIIDTKTDDILGIHLLGEHVTELIGQASIAKYFDSSALELSEVMYPHPSVGEIFGEAAQAVQGRKIHG, encoded by the coding sequence ATGGCTCATAATTATGATCTGGTTATCCTAGGTGGCGGGACGGGAGGTTATATGACGGCAATCCGGGCCGTTCAGCTCGGCCTGAAGACAGCTGTAGTGGAAAAAGAGGCGTTAGGCGGCACTTGTCTGCATAAAGGTTGTATTCCTACGAAAGCATTACTGAAAAGTGCGTCCGTTTTTCAACAAGTTAAATCTGCCGCAACATTTGGTGTGGAAACCTCTGAACCGACATTTAATCTCATGCAAGCAATCGAGCGGAAAGACAACATAGTAGCTTCTTTACATGAGGGTGTAACACATTTGATGAAAACTAATCGAATAGATGTTTACGAAGGATATGGACGAATTTTAGGTCCTTCAATTTTTTCACCAATAGCAGGGACGATTTCTGTTGAGTATGATGATGATCGAGAGAATGATCTTTTAATTCCAAAGAATGTGGTTATTGCTACAGGTTCTTCCCCAGCTGTACTGCCTTCTATCAAATCTGATCACGAAGATATTCTCACGTCAGATGACTTAGTCAATTTAACTGAATTACCTGCTTCAATTGTTATCGTTGGCGGTGGTGTGATCGGAATCGAATGGGCCTCTTTTCTACATGATGCAGGGGTTGAAGTGACCATTCTGGAAGCACAGGAACACATTTTGCCAATGTTTGATCAAGAGATAACGAAGCAGTTGAAACGATCTCTTGAGAAAAAAGGAATCACTATTGTAGAGCAAGCAAAGATTGAAAGTGCAACGAAGACAGAAGCGACGAAATTACAGGTTCAGTATCAGAAAAAGGATCAAATACATCAAATGACAGCAGATAAACTATTGCTGGCAGTAGGAAGAAAGGCGAATACCTACAAAATAGGGCTTGAAAACACAGATATCCAAGTGGATCAAAAAGGTTTTATAAGTGTAAATCAAGATTTTCAAACAGAGGAAAGTCACATTTATGCAATTGGGGATGTTATAGGTGGCAGACAACTTGCTCACGTTGCCACTTACGAAGGAAAAAAAGCGGTGGAACACATTGCGGATGTTACAACCAGTACATTATCTGATCAGGAAATACCTTCTTGCATATACAGCAATCCGGAAGTAGCGATGATAGGATTTACGGAACAGGAAGTAAAGCAAAAAGGTTATGATTACCAAACAGAAAAAATATCACTTCAAGCCATTGGAAAAGCACATGTGAATGGTCATACGGATGGTTTTATGAAAATAATAATAGATACAAAAACAGATGATATATTAGGCATCCATTTATTAGGTGAACACGTAACCGAATTAATAGGACAAGCAAGTATCGCAAAGTACTTTGATAGTTCAGCACTAGAATTGTCAGAGGTTATGTACCCGCATCCATCCGTGGGTGAAATTTTTGGAGAAGCTGCACAAGCAGTACAAGGGAGGAAAATTCATGGTTAA
- a CDS encoding thiamine pyrophosphate-dependent dehydrogenase E1 component subunit alpha: MVNQTVDIKSDKETLLNMYREMLLARRIDERMWLLNRSGSIPFVVSCQGQEVMQIAASFALDKEQDYALPYYRDLGVVVHFGMTTKEIFLQAYAKAEDPNSGGRQMPSHFSQKKNRIVTGSSPVTTQVPHATGFALASKMEKKPAVSFVTLGEGSSNQGDFHEGLNFAGVHKLPAIFMVENNKYAISVPLHKQVACDNISDRAVGYGMKGIKVDGNDAFAVYEAVKEARDRAINGEGPTLVEAVSYRLTPHSSDDDDMTYRTKEEVTEEKTKDGLAVFKKHLVEQGFLTEALEEEIESSIKNEINEATEYAENAPYADASTLERYVYHEKGAN; encoded by the coding sequence ATGGTTAATCAAACAGTCGATATTAAGTCCGATAAAGAAACATTATTAAATATGTATCGGGAAATGTTATTAGCAAGAAGAATTGATGAAAGAATGTGGCTGCTAAATCGTTCAGGAAGCATCCCGTTCGTTGTATCCTGTCAAGGTCAAGAAGTGATGCAAATTGCAGCATCTTTTGCTTTGGATAAAGAACAAGATTATGCATTGCCATATTACCGGGACTTAGGAGTAGTTGTTCACTTCGGAATGACAACAAAGGAAATATTCCTGCAGGCTTACGCTAAAGCAGAAGACCCGAACTCAGGCGGTCGTCAAATGCCAAGTCACTTTAGTCAGAAGAAAAATCGAATTGTAACAGGCTCATCACCGGTAACGACTCAGGTACCACATGCAACTGGCTTTGCTCTAGCCAGTAAAATGGAGAAAAAGCCAGCGGTATCTTTCGTCACTTTAGGGGAAGGATCATCTAACCAAGGTGATTTTCATGAAGGGTTGAATTTTGCAGGAGTCCATAAATTGCCAGCTATTTTTATGGTAGAAAACAACAAATATGCGATTAGTGTGCCGCTTCATAAGCAGGTAGCTTGTGACAATATCTCTGATCGTGCCGTCGGTTATGGAATGAAAGGTATTAAAGTCGATGGTAACGATGCATTTGCTGTATACGAAGCAGTGAAAGAAGCACGGGACCGTGCTATTAATGGCGAGGGGCCAACACTGGTTGAAGCTGTTTCTTATCGCTTAACACCACACTCTAGTGATGACGATGACATGACATATCGAACAAAAGAAGAAGTAACGGAAGAAAAAACAAAAGATGGTCTTGCTGTCTTCAAAAAACACCTGGTAGAACAAGGATTTTTAACGGAAGCATTAGAAGAAGAGATCGAATCATCCATCAAAAACGAAATCAATGAAGCGACTGAATACGCAGAAAACGCACCATATGCAGACGCATCTACACTAGAACGCTATGTCTATCATGAAAAGGGGGCTAACTGA
- a CDS encoding alpha-ketoacid dehydrogenase subunit beta, whose amino-acid sequence MAVMTYIQAVNLALKEEMEQNDKVFVLGEDVGKRGGVFLATAGLYDQFGEERVIDTPLAESAIAGVGIGAAMYGMRPVAEMQFADFILPAVNQIISEAAKIRYRSNNDWDCPITIRAPYGGGVHGALYHSQSIEAIFANQPGLKIVMPSSPYDVKGLLKAAIRDDDPVLFLEHKRAYRLLKEEVPEEDYTVEIGKADIKREGEDVTVITYGLCVHFAKQAAEKLEQEGISTEIVDLRTVYPLDQETIKRAASKTGKVLLVTEDNKEGSIIGEVAAIISEHCLFDLDAPIKRLAGPDVPAMPYAPPLEKEFMMNADKIEHAIRELAEF is encoded by the coding sequence ATGGCTGTAATGACATATATTCAAGCTGTGAATCTGGCTTTGAAAGAAGAAATGGAACAAAACGACAAGGTTTTTGTACTAGGGGAAGATGTAGGAAAGCGAGGAGGAGTATTTCTTGCTACTGCTGGTTTGTACGATCAGTTTGGGGAAGAGCGTGTCATTGACACACCACTCGCAGAATCTGCCATTGCAGGAGTAGGGATCGGTGCAGCGATGTACGGTATGCGTCCGGTTGCGGAAATGCAATTTGCCGATTTTATATTACCGGCAGTTAATCAAATTATTTCGGAAGCAGCGAAAATAAGGTACAGATCGAACAACGATTGGGATTGCCCGATAACCATCAGAGCTCCATATGGTGGCGGCGTCCATGGGGCATTGTATCATTCACAGTCTATTGAAGCGATTTTTGCTAATCAGCCTGGACTGAAAATTGTCATGCCTTCAAGCCCGTATGATGTAAAAGGTTTATTAAAGGCAGCGATCCGTGATGATGATCCGGTATTGTTTTTAGAACATAAACGTGCTTATCGGCTACTGAAAGAGGAAGTACCGGAAGAAGATTATACTGTTGAGATCGGTAAAGCAGACATCAAACGTGAGGGAGAAGATGTCACTGTCATAACTTATGGCTTATGTGTCCATTTTGCGAAACAAGCTGCTGAAAAACTGGAACAGGAAGGTATTTCTACAGAGATTGTTGATTTGAGAACTGTATATCCACTAGATCAAGAAACGATTAAGCGGGCAGCATCCAAAACTGGAAAAGTATTGCTCGTTACAGAAGATAACAAAGAGGGAAGCATTATTGGTGAAGTAGCTGCTATTATTAGTGAGCATTGCTTATTTGATCTAGATGCTCCAATTAAACGGTTAGCTGGACCGGATGTACCAGCAATGCCATACGCACCGCCATTGGAGAAGGAATTTATGATGAATGCCGACAAAATCGAACATGCCATTCGAGAGCTGGCAGAATTTTAA
- a CDS encoding dihydrolipoamide acetyltransferase family protein, whose amino-acid sequence MTVQRINMPQLGESVTEGTVSTWLVKPGDYIEKYDPIAEVMTDKVNAEVPSSYSGVIQDLVAEEGQTIEVGQLMCYIEVEGTQTEQAAQPETASAQKNEPSSASSDMKQRYSPVVMRLAQENQIDLNTVNGTGKGGRITRKDIEKVIADGASNKEVSNPVKEEPTNQSEQSDEEFTPPIIRRKQVEANPGDKEIPVTGLRRTIAQNMVRSKTEIPHAWMMIEVDVTNLVAYRNAEKDRFRENEGYNLSYFAFFLNAVAKALKKFPELNSCWAGEKIIQRNDINLSIAVAHEHELYVPVIKNVDEKSIKGIAKEIAQLSQKARTNTLTQEDMEGGTFTVNNTGSFGSVESMGVINYPQSAILQVESIVKRPVIIDDMFAARDMVNLCLSLDHRVLDGVICGAFMSHVKAILENISSDTTPIY is encoded by the coding sequence GTGACGGTCCAACGAATTAATATGCCCCAGCTTGGGGAAAGTGTCACGGAAGGGACTGTAAGTACCTGGCTTGTGAAACCAGGCGATTATATTGAAAAATACGATCCTATCGCAGAAGTCATGACAGATAAAGTAAATGCAGAAGTGCCATCTTCCTATTCAGGGGTGATTCAAGATCTGGTGGCAGAAGAAGGACAAACAATCGAAGTAGGGCAGCTGATGTGCTACATAGAAGTAGAAGGAACCCAGACAGAACAGGCTGCTCAGCCAGAAACTGCATCAGCACAGAAGAATGAACCTTCATCTGCCTCGTCTGATATGAAGCAACGGTATTCACCAGTTGTGATGCGTTTAGCTCAAGAAAATCAGATTGATTTAAATACCGTTAACGGTACAGGAAAAGGTGGCCGCATCACGAGAAAAGATATCGAGAAGGTTATCGCGGATGGAGCATCAAACAAAGAGGTATCAAATCCTGTGAAAGAAGAGCCAACAAACCAATCAGAGCAATCAGACGAGGAATTCACACCACCAATTATCCGCAGAAAGCAAGTGGAGGCCAACCCAGGTGACAAAGAAATTCCAGTAACGGGTCTGCGGAGAACGATTGCTCAGAATATGGTGCGCTCTAAAACAGAAATTCCACATGCATGGATGATGATTGAAGTGGATGTAACGAACCTTGTAGCTTATCGTAATGCCGAAAAAGACAGATTCAGGGAAAATGAAGGGTATAACTTATCATATTTTGCTTTCTTTTTAAATGCGGTGGCTAAAGCATTGAAGAAATTCCCTGAGTTAAACAGTTGCTGGGCAGGAGAGAAAATAATCCAGCGTAACGACATCAATTTATCGATTGCGGTAGCGCATGAACATGAACTATATGTACCAGTCATTAAAAATGTAGATGAAAAAAGTATCAAAGGGATTGCGAAGGAAATTGCACAGCTTTCCCAGAAAGCAAGAACGAATACATTGACACAAGAAGACATGGAGGGTGGTACCTTTACTGTCAATAACACAGGCTCATTTGGATCAGTGGAATCGATGGGTGTAATTAACTATCCGCAATCTGCTATTTTGCAAGTCGAGTCGATTGTGAAACGACCGGTTATTATTGATGATATGTTTGCGGCCCGAGACATGGTGAATCTTTGTTTATCACTGGATCATCGTGTGCTGGATGGTGTTATTTGCGGCGCCTTCATGTCCCATGTCAAAGCGATATTGGAAAATATTTCGAGCGACACAACGCCTATATACTAG
- a CDS encoding transporter gives MQRVTKVIYDLIMIVLVMVTILTLWAENEINSVINLIVWLIFLVDYIVRIIMAEQKWQFVKQNPFLLIAVIPFDQFFQVARIVRLLYLFRIKTITKYYISPYLKKLSNITLVLFFALIPILLSLEAVFIWKMENQLSYLSASFAAVFKHLFIFAGSMDTIEHFPTIVVLTITSFFGVIMQGVVLQWFFEKFETMWMRRCKLFSTSRNGG, from the coding sequence ATGCAACGTGTTACGAAAGTGATATATGATTTGATCATGATCGTGCTGGTCATGGTTACCATTTTGACGTTATGGGCAGAGAATGAAATTAATTCGGTCATCAATCTGATTGTCTGGCTGATCTTTTTAGTAGATTATATTGTACGGATTATAATGGCAGAACAAAAGTGGCAGTTTGTAAAACAAAATCCATTTCTGTTGATTGCTGTTATCCCGTTTGACCAGTTTTTTCAAGTTGCCAGAATTGTAAGATTATTATACCTGTTTCGTATCAAAACGATTACGAAATATTATATTTCACCTTATTTGAAGAAGTTATCCAATATTACACTTGTCCTTTTTTTTGCACTTATACCGATTTTGCTTAGCTTGGAAGCTGTGTTTATTTGGAAAATGGAAAATCAATTAAGCTATCTTAGTGCGTCATTTGCTGCCGTATTCAAACATTTGTTTATTTTTGCTGGAAGTATGGATACGATAGAACATTTTCCTACCATCGTCGTATTGACAATTACCTCATTTTTTGGTGTGATTATGCAAGGTGTCGTACTTCAATGGTTCTTTGAGAAGTTCGAAACGATGTGGATGAGGAGATGCAAGTTATTTTCTACATCACGAAATGGAGGGTAA
- a CDS encoding trimeric intracellular cation channel family protein, translating to MLLIETFVYIGTIAFAISGALIAIKNNLDIFGVILLGLTTALAGGVIRDIMIGNIPPTNLADPQYFLVSLLACLITILFFDKLNRFEHAIVFSDAIGLGVFTAVGANAAISLDYSEPFLIVAMGLVTGIGGGVLRDVFVREIPLVFRKEIYGIASIAGSISLILMYEFVTPSISLYICLIVTATIRMLAVKWKWNVPIVHKNSVVK from the coding sequence ATGTTATTGATTGAAACATTTGTATATATAGGTACCATTGCATTTGCTATTTCTGGTGCATTAATTGCAATAAAGAATAATTTAGATATTTTTGGAGTCATCTTACTTGGTTTAACCACAGCTTTAGCAGGTGGAGTCATCCGCGATATTATGATCGGTAATATTCCACCTACTAATTTAGCGGATCCGCAATATTTCTTGGTTAGTTTATTAGCGTGCTTGATCACTATACTATTTTTTGACAAGTTAAATAGATTTGAACACGCCATTGTATTTTCCGATGCAATTGGTCTAGGGGTGTTTACCGCTGTTGGAGCCAATGCTGCCATCTCTTTGGATTACTCGGAGCCATTCCTGATTGTTGCAATGGGTCTTGTCACAGGTATTGGCGGCGGGGTGCTGCGTGATGTTTTTGTGCGTGAAATACCACTCGTATTTCGCAAAGAGATCTACGGGATTGCATCGATTGCCGGCTCAATCAGTTTGATTCTAATGTATGAATTTGTCACGCCAAGTATTAGCTTGTATATTTGTTTAATTGTTACAGCTACTATTCGAATGTTGGCAGTAAAGTGGAAATGGAATGTTCCAATTGTACACAAGAATTCTGTTGTTAAGTAG
- a CDS encoding TerC family protein, with protein MISNLWAELDWISLLQVISIDIILSGDNALIIAMATKNLNKRHQNKAILFGVAGAILLRITFASGIIFLLKFPLIYLIGGILLIWIGYKILLKEEEAQDIASHQSLYKAVMTIIIADVIMSLDNVVAIAGASKGSVTLLALGVMVSIPLMIFGAKFIVLLLKKYPFLMYIGSAILVYTGVDMMIHEPFVFNFFQLQSGMITIILSFILTIGVVVSAYVSNNENYSGSH; from the coding sequence GTGATCAGTAATTTGTGGGCAGAGTTGGACTGGATCAGTTTGTTGCAAGTAATATCAATTGATATTATTTTGTCAGGTGATAACGCACTTATTATTGCCATGGCGACGAAGAATTTGAACAAAAGGCACCAAAACAAAGCAATATTATTTGGAGTTGCGGGGGCTATTTTGCTTCGTATTACTTTTGCGAGCGGAATTATTTTCTTGCTTAAATTTCCGCTAATCTATTTGATTGGTGGTATATTATTAATTTGGATAGGATACAAGATTCTGTTAAAAGAAGAAGAAGCACAAGATATCGCTTCCCACCAATCCTTGTATAAAGCTGTGATGACCATTATTATTGCGGATGTGATCATGAGCTTGGACAATGTTGTTGCGATAGCCGGCGCTTCGAAAGGAAGTGTCACCCTGCTAGCCTTAGGTGTAATGGTAAGTATTCCATTAATGATTTTCGGTGCCAAATTCATTGTATTGTTATTGAAGAAATATCCATTTCTCATGTATATCGGTTCGGCTATTTTAGTGTACACCGGTGTTGATATGATGATTCATGAACCTTTCGTGTTTAACTTTTTTCAATTACAATCCGGCATGATAACTATTATTCTAAGTTTCATCCTAACCATTGGTGTTGTCGTATCTGCCTATGTTTCCAACAACGAAAACTATTCCGGCAGTCATTAA
- a CDS encoding BMP family ABC transporter substrate-binding protein — protein MGTNKQLKYIIAFTLIVSSIFIIFLIFKASHILENLNASAKKDAKVLILTSDNLNDQSWGGLAYKGKILIEDEYNISAEVIGSVNENKDTADLVKTYVNKGYQLIIGHGREFSEPFYRLMNQYKDVQFATIHGQSTGENLSVYTFNQNEVEVVAGMAAAMKTETNRIAIIDAVDNYHKDWGFPDGVEKINPDVSLTYKLVPERTNKQKAKEVAASLIDSGVDVIYTKGNSYNQAVINYAKEQGIYLIGYLEDQSYMAEELMLTSVTNDVPMAYNAIIKDYLSEKGLPHSKKMLNESDGVYGLAPLGPMFTEYEIEQMQTVTDVEIPY, from the coding sequence ATGGGGACAAACAAACAACTAAAATACATCATTGCCTTTACATTAATTGTCTCATCTATTTTTATTATTTTTCTCATTTTTAAGGCTTCTCATATTTTAGAAAATTTAAATGCCTCTGCCAAAAAGGATGCTAAAGTACTCATACTCACTTCCGATAATTTGAACGATCAAAGCTGGGGTGGATTGGCATATAAAGGAAAAATATTAATTGAAGACGAATATAACATTTCCGCTGAAGTAATAGGTAGTGTGAACGAAAATAAAGATACCGCAGATTTGGTAAAGACATATGTTAACAAAGGCTATCAGTTGATTATTGGACATGGCAGGGAGTTTTCTGAACCATTTTACCGCTTGATGAATCAATACAAAGATGTACAGTTTGCAACAATTCATGGGCAATCTACAGGTGAGAATCTTTCTGTATATACGTTTAATCAGAATGAAGTTGAAGTTGTTGCGGGAATGGCGGCAGCTATGAAAACCGAAACAAATAGAATAGCAATAATTGACGCGGTAGATAATTATCATAAAGACTGGGGTTTTCCTGACGGTGTAGAAAAGATTAATCCTGACGTTTCTCTAACCTATAAATTGGTACCTGAACGAACAAATAAACAAAAAGCGAAAGAAGTAGCAGCATCATTAATTGATTCTGGCGTTGATGTGATCTATACGAAGGGTAACAGCTATAATCAAGCGGTTATTAATTACGCCAAAGAACAGGGAATTTATTTAATCGGCTATTTGGAAGATCAATCATATATGGCAGAAGAACTTATGCTTACCAGTGTTACAAATGATGTTCCAATGGCTTACAATGCAATTATAAAAGACTATCTAAGCGAGAAAGGATTGCCTCACAGTAAAAAAATGCTGAATGAGAGTGATGGGGTCTATGGTCTTGCTCCACTCGGACCGATGTTCACGGAGTATGAGATTGAACAAATGCAAACTGTAACAGATGTAGAGATCCCTTATTAA